The genomic window GCACTTCCCATTACAATAGGCTCGGTAAGTTTGcgtaaaaatatgaattgtttCTAATGCCATTTTTCATTTGCTAACGAAGTTGTGAGGTCCAccgtaggtatacatatttacgCTAAGTCCTTAGCTGCCTCATGTCTTGTGCGAGTCGTATTTGTTTAATCAGATGGATCGATCTACGCAAGTGGAATAATTTGATGGTATCCAgccatattatattaaaaaatactctcggataaattaaaaatcagtGCGATAAAATTCTTCAATTCTTGAGAGTGGTTGTTGTAATAATAAACGATAAGGTCAATTGTGCGAGCAATTCAGCAATTGGGATGTGCCGATGACTCAGAGGATTGGTTTAACTCTTTCCTTGTATTGTGGGTAtgaccacaaaatacataggtacagaagtcaatctgatgtatgtacttcacttttcatgcctaaactcggccgtcgcgctagggttgtcaactgttttatgcgcataaaactaacgtggtagtggtactcgtatctaattatttgatgtattgttgagaataaaacaggaaaaatgaaatataaaaaaataataataaaatatttaatgtggcatacgagaggttaataaacactttcaacggaaattcgtttgaacgagataccgtttttcagaaaccgcaatttataattttgttattcatacatatatacttaccctactctttacttgtgaaaaaaatatttttgtatgtaatgggttggtacagtccctgatctaagcttgcttctacctacagaaaacttgatgtgcgagatttatttcgtctaccttacaacatagtctcgccatgatcacaaaaaaccggccaagtgcgagtcggactcgtgcacgaagggttccgtaaattacagttaaatcaacctatctcaaaaactataagagatactttgatcaaaccaaaaatcgttgaaagagttaattagcatgcatcacctctattttttttagaattttataccccgtagttataaaaatagagggggggggacatactttttacgactttgagagctgatatctcaaaaacttcactttaagaaaaatgttttttagaaaactttatatcattttaaaagacctttccattgataccccacacgggtatgtacatcgaaaaaaaaaatttcatccctcagttacatgtatggggggccccacccccaattcttttttttactatttagtgtcatatttttgtagcggtttatacaacacatattcccatcaaatttcatcactgtagtacttatagtttccgagtaaatcggctgtgacagacggacagacggacagacggacagacggacatgacgaaactataagggttccgtttttgccattttggctacggaaccctaaaaattatcaactcctactagcaataatctttgagggtaggtaggcaggttcgcctgggtcgacactagcaaaacttattacggcattgggccagaggccgccgccggggcgcttacctacccacctaactgtacctacctactgcgtttattaaacgaaccatctaaatatgagaaaataagtaggtacatactataggtaatacggcaggctaaaaaaacgacaattcactgtttattgttgtataaaacaaccgtcaacttgttcaattataatacgaattttgttgctccattattactttttcttttgttattaaaattaaaaatattacagtcaaattacagttaggtaggtatcacaacgcgtgcacatttctctacctttgtgtgacgcgcttatctcaagaaagcggcagccgcgctcgcactgttttgagttgttttgagacagcgcgtctgtgaacacgcacacatagacacctttgtctgcgtgactcgaacgcgctttgtatgtagattgacttctgtacctatgtattttgtggtatgaccattttattgtaggtatctaTATCTGCATAGCAATAGCTCATTGTCTTGGctttataggtactttatattAAAGACGTACGAcgaatgtttttaatataagaaGATTGTTGTCGAATACACTAGGCTGAACAGGAAATAACACGTAGGTAATTTACGTTAAAAGAACTTTAGTCATTTCTTTGAAATCGTCAAATTCAAATCATGTAATTTCAGAgttgtaatttgtaataggGATACCAAAATATCCATCGATACGTatatgagatgacggcagatagatgAGTACTGAAGGATAAATATAACgccgaaaacaaaaaaaatggataGGGGCAGGACCATGATATTATGTTACAAGTACTAAAGGAGTTAGAAGACCTACATAAAGcttgttcttttttgtttacagATAGTGGCGGTAGTTGCCGAACATGGGTGGATGCTCTCTATGACCACTTTTTCTTGGAGTTGTGGCACCGGCATGGTCAGCACAGTGAGTATTTGCTTTATTTATCTCTCTTATTTCAAAAAGAGATTGTGaagaatatgaaaaatatacccATTactgtttgttaaaaataaaacaaatatttgcatgGAGCAAAACCTGTAAAGTCCAATTTTGAATAGTTTTCGTAGGCGCAAAACAATATCATCTATACAAAAACCAACCAGCATATGCTAACCAAAACCTCTAACTCTTCCAGGTCAGCAACTACTACTTATCAGAAATTGCAGACAAAGACGTGAGAGGTAGACTGTCAGTCATCACAGGTTTCATGTTCAAATTCGGGAACCTCCTTACGATGTCTGTAGGACCCTTCCTCTCTTACGAAGTCCTCAACTACATTATGTTGGCCTTGCCGATGCTCTTCTGTTTAATGTGCTGGTGGATACCAGAGTCTCCTTACTTCTGCTTGAAGACAGACAACGTAGAAGGTGCTAGAACTTCACTAAGGATTCTGAGGGGATATAAGGATGAGAAGGTAATTTGTATTACCTCTATAGTTGGTTGTGATTGGAATAAGGCTAGTTTGAATAATTAACTAATGAAAGCTTAGGATACTTATAATGCTTCATTTGAGTATGCAATTAACTAAAGGCAAACAATCTTGACAGGACTTTTTTCACAAATACTTAATGACACaagtgtttaaaataatatttaatttgattaagcgTAGTTGTTATTGTGGGAACGGGAACGCCTAGGCTCTTAAGTGCCTCCCGACTTGATTAATTAAATGgagtaaagataaaaaaaatccagTTTTGTGCTTCTAAGTAAAAGGGAAGAAATCAGATTCAATTCATTCAGCTCAAAGATTTATATCATGCATATAAAActtctttcatattttctttatcttccCTAGAATTTCTGGATTTACATTGATGTGCTTTCAACAGGTTTTGGAAGATGAGTTGCAAGCATTACAAGCGAACGTCAAGAACGACATGAGCCATTCCAGCTCTGTCAAAGAGTTGTTCCTCGGCAAGCAGTACAGAAGAGCTATTATAATAGCTGCTGGTAAGTTGACGACTAATGATCTGATACTTCTATGTGTATGTAAACAAATGATATAAGCACAAGTATGCGAGAATGGATGAACTTTGATTTAAAGGAAGCGTATGAAATAGACTGACCATTTCTATCAGAATCGAAGCCCTAATCCTACACACTACCAAGGAGTTCCCATCCCGCCAGCCATTTTTCTCTCTTTTATGTTTTAACTGTCTGAAACCCAcaatgttccttcttgagccctttgtgtaccagggcgaGTTACTCTTTAGAATAATCCCGCAACCCACATAGATCCCACAGTGGTGCTAAAAGAGAAGCCCTTTATTTCATCTAGAAAGCGTAATGTAATCTATATACAGTCCACGGGCACAGCTAAAGAGAGCTTCTATTTCTTAAGAACAAGCAAAGCTATAGAAATTGATTCTTAGTGATACTTCTTTCTCTTCTATCCTTTTTAAATTGTTCTGTTGTATTTCCAGGTTTAAAATTAACGCAGATAATGACTGGTGCGGTGGTCATAAGGCAATACTTGGGATGGATCATGGCGGAGACCAAGCTGAAAATGGAATTATCTCTAGCTCTCATCATATACGCTGCAATTTCTTTTGTTGTTGGTAAGTTGACTTTGGATTTGGAGAAATCTAAATAGAAGAAGGATAGTTGACATAGCTTTAAGTCTGGTCTTAATGTTCCATAAGAATATAGAAGTCAAgggataaacaaaaaaaaatagtcttaAATCAACGAACCCAATCAGGCATCGACTTTGATCGACAGTCGATCGATTGGTCTGATAATATCCTTTAAGAGTATTTTGAATGAAAGGTCCTTAACAAAATGATCGTTAACGTCTTATTTTTCTCTTTCTAGGCATGATGTCATCAGTATTAGTAGACCGAGTTGGTCGCCGTCCTCTGCTGATTGTCTCATACATCGGCACCGGCGCCTCCCTCGGCGCAGTCGGCTTTTACTTCTTCTTACAAGACGTACTCAGCATCAGTCATGACACCTTAGCTATTATCAGCTTCATTCCACTTCTCGGCATCATTCTAGCCAACGTTATCTCAACAATAGGGTTCAACTCCCTAATTTTCATCATCCCTGCGGAAATATTTCCTATGAACGTGAAAGCGAAAGCTATGACTTGTCTCAGTCTTTTTGGTGCCGCATTGGGTCTCACTGTAGGCCTTGGTTATCAGAGAGTCAAAGATTTCTGTGGCTTAACTACAGTGTTCTGGATTTTTGCTGGCTTCGCAATCGGTGGAGCAGTTTTCTGTTATTTCTTGGTAACAGAGACTAAAGGAAAGGATCTGAAAGACATTCAGGTAGAGTTACAGGGTAACGGATATGATGCCGTTGAGCTCGAAGATATGAATAAGTTAGAGAAAGTTGTTACAAGTAATGTTGATAACGAAAATTGTACCGAAACGGAAGAGCTTAATAAGAAGTagacttaattttattagctTTACTACATGCCTTTCCTTTTTTTGGAAGATTCTTTtctacaattaattttatattttccatttgtataaattaacCTTACCATAAGAATgaaataagttataaataaacaagacTGCTATAGAATTAGGTTATTTCTCAAAAGATATCAAGCAACAAAACTCCATCTGCATTTACGGCATTTAGGTCTCGACGTGTTCATTTTTGCTTCACAATCACaagatattttaagatttttattttaccttttcttTAGTCTAAGATACAGGTTTCTcaagttataatatttaattattaacgcATTGAAAATGAACAAAATCTATTAGCCTAAAATCTATTAATCTATTGACTATATGTATAGccttaaatattgtatttaccatggcttttaaaattttatataacttaGGTTACAGAGCTTGAATGTACTGTTGTTATATGGAAATAATAATCTTTGCTTTATTTCGAAGCCAATTTTACACCAAAGGGACCTTACAAAGGTCAGATATTGAATGAGCTGAAGAGAGTGAAGAGACACAAAAGTTGATTCTAGAACCGTTTAtatggtaaaaatataaatatttacttacctatattaacATTTTTCTAGGCTTTGCTTCATTGTACTATCAAAGGATTCATCAcgtaatgtatattattatgtacattttcattataaatcaatcaataattGTGTCTCTCACGTGGTAGTTTTGATACTAGCCACATAGTGGCGACGAAATGTGTGGTGCCTATGTAGAGGCTCGAATAGGCAGTAAGTTTGTATGTCTCCGAACCTAAAACCAATAGTGAtagaaagctatatttttgGCAATAGTACTAagttaatatatatttatataaataaaataataagcttttatatattttgtgaagGTACAAACATCACAGACGACGCCTTTGGGGGAtgattgttaatttaaataaataagagtacatacctaattataaatatttacttaattattatacctaatatacagagttattggtaaatcactaacaaccttgcaggactgCATTACTAACGTCATAAAgtacaacttttgttctatgactttttataaaacataatacatttgccaaaaacaaacctacaagatttcattggtctatctaacacatttcaactctatttttcTATAGTGATAAGCACGCCCCTACCATTTCTTCACCAACAaaaggcccgatcgagaccagtcgagcgattagtcgaccttagagtgtgcggacgagtcgagattatcacacattacaagaaattcgtttggtgaagggtttgcatttttagaatgaatgcaagatctttGTCTACCCTACGCCTCCCGTGCACTATTCTCGTacctagtcatacttttgaattggtaactcgctacgctacgatttcccgcctttttacgaaaaggtaaaataaaaaaaaaacaaaatatcgtcttcttcacGTACTGTGTACCTCGGTGGACGATCACTATCCCCGATGGCATGCCCGTAATCTCGTAACCGctgtgtggcggctagcattgttactcagctaggtgtagggatgtttgggaatcgtatggcgtattggcgacaggcttccgaaacattgtcatcACACCTAGCCAGCGttcgcaccatttccgtgtactcgaaatttgaatatcgatacgccatactgtaaagataattacgttcgcACCACTGCATTTCCCAACAAGGACACGTAtgatgcgacgcgggcgcataaaaacgactgatggccgctcgtaaataggtcaaacgctccccgcccgagccccgctccctgctcccctccgctgtcttttgtactactgtttactgtgcttcgcatag from Helicoverpa armigera isolate CAAS_96S chromosome 2, ASM3070526v1, whole genome shotgun sequence includes these protein-coding regions:
- the LOC110371374 gene encoding facilitated trehalose transporter Tret1 → MENGNRKNLYLVTLSVSMAMVTLGVSSAWPTPVLPKFNNNETNVDITKYEMSTMLAINPVGFVVGSLATGYIADRFGRRATILGSALPITIGSIVAVVAEHGWMLSMTTFSWSCGTGMVSTVSNYYLSEIADKDVRGRLSVITGFMFKFGNLLTMSVGPFLSYEVLNYIMLALPMLFCLMCWWIPESPYFCLKTDNVEGARTSLRILRGYKDEKVLEDELQALQANVKNDMSHSSSVKELFLGKQYRRAIIIAAGLKLTQIMTGAVVIRQYLGWIMAETKLKMELSLALIIYAAISFVVGMMSSVLVDRVGRRPLLIVSYIGTGASLGAVGFYFFLQDVLSISHDTLAIISFIPLLGIILANVISTIGFNSLIFIIPAEIFPMNVKAKAMTCLSLFGAALGLTVGLGYQRVKDFCGLTTVFWIFAGFAIGGAVFCYFLVTETKGKDLKDIQVELQGNGYDAVELEDMNKLEKVVTSNVDNENCTETEELNKK